Genomic DNA from Budorcas taxicolor isolate Tak-1 chromosome 5, Takin1.1, whole genome shotgun sequence:
TGAAATATGATGGTCCCTGGTACTGGCCACGTGCTCCAGAGTGAATGGCAGGAGGACCAGGGCTCTAGCCTTCCCTGAGGATATGGGGTCGAGGCTGTTCCAAAAGGGTCATGTCCAGGGAGGAGGCTGCGGACGAGAAGCATGGCCCAAGGTGCCTGGCACACCGGGTCACGGGCCCCCATATCTCTGTGACGTGTGGGGACCCCACACAGGGCAGCAGGAGGCAGGGTCCGCTCCTGCCCGGTAGCTCTGGGTTGGGAAAGgtgctggggaggaagggaggggaggcgaCCAGCCTCTTCGGAGAGCAGGGAGACAGGTGCTCAGCACCCCCAGAGAGGGGCTCAGTGGGAATCCTAGGTGCCCAAGGGGGCCTTTGAACAGAGGGGGGCCTGACATGCTCAGCCAGGACCCGGCCCAGGGGCTCAGAGCAGGGCAGCTGGGGCTCAGATGCTCTCCTGGTCCGATGGCAGAGGCCTGCCGCCACCACAGTGCAAGCCCAGAGGCCACTTTCTCTGCCTGCagagtgtgtctctgtgtgtatgcgTGTACACACACGTGCCTGCCCACCCGCCCATGACTGAATGGTATCCGGCTGGATCTGGCAGAAACCAGAAGCCACCGACTGTGGGGCgctggggagaggaggggtggggggcgctgCCCGGGGGAGAGCCTACTTTCTGCTGCCTATACTTTTGGTTTTTCCCGGTTTCATTTTTGAATCTGTCTCTCATTTGCATTTCCTGTGGCTTATTTTTGATTGTGGTGGCAATGTCTGTGTATGCACTCTGTCTTAAAAAATTAGTCATTCTCCATAAAGCAGATTCCCTTTTGTCACCCCCAGCCCCCGCCACCCCCATCCCACACTGGCCAGGTTTCCAGCCACAGGCAGAATCTTGTAGAACTGTCTGGTCTGTTACATTGgatattttcataatgaaaaagatgAACAGAGCTCATCATGAGGAGGATTAGTTGtgagtcattaaaaaaagaagaggtggggGGAGAGTCTTAAAACAAGTCCCTGGGACCATCAGTGGTGGCTTGCAGGAAAGATAAGGCCCGGGAGGGtacagcctgggggtggggagcagagaaaCGGCAGAACTCTGCCCGTTTCTGGGCAGCAGtttctgtccccttctgtctCTGGCCTCAGAGAGCAGAGGGCTCCTCCAGAGGCCCACTGGCTCGACCCTCACTTCACAGACGGGGCCACAGAGCCCAGAAGTGAAGCATCACTGGGGCCGGAGACCCCGGGTCTCGCCCCAGGGGGGCCGGGAGGACTCATCCTGAAACTGCTGCCCACGGGCCCAGTCAGGACCTGACGCCTCTTGGGGGCTGGGACGCTGCCCTGAGGCTGGAGGCAGTGAGGCTGTTGGCCCCGAGAGAATCTTCTGGCGTGCAGGCAGAGGGTGGAGTGgctgaggtggggtgggaggagcttGAGGGCTCACCCCACAGCCCTGGACCTGGCAGGCTTTTGGAGCAGGCCTTgtcaggctggaggaggaggctggtggagggGAGGTGACCCAGCCCTCGCCGTGACTGGCCGTAAGACCCAGAGCTACGGCCAGCAGGCTCCCAGATCAGGGCCTGGAGGGGTGGTGTGGGCTTCAAGGTCACCCAGATCTGGAAACTTCTGTGACGCCcaagctttggtttcctcatctggagaGTGGTGTGCACCATGGAGGCCGAGACTGTGTGGGACTCAGGGCCCGAGCTGAGAGGCGGCTGGCCCCTCCCCGGTGGCTTCTGTGAAGCTGGGTGGAGCAATGCTGACCCAGTGTGAGCCCAGCCTGGGCCTCCGCCAAgctcctccccaccctgctcaCTCCCGGAGGCCAAGAGCCTTCTCCTGACCCCAGCGCCTGAGCGCTCTGCTTTGCCTTTCTAGGTCGTGGTTTCAGTGGCCTCAGGCCTCAAGGGTGAGGCCTTTTAGCATTTTCACCCCGAGTGTTGGGTGACTGGCTGACATTTTCTCAGCCTTGGGTCTGCGCCATGAGGCTGGGTCTTCTCCTGGAGGGACGCATGGCCCCCGACCCTGACCCTCCCATCCCCTCGCTTGCCTGGCCCTCACTTGAGCCTCCCCATGACCCCATGAAGCAGGCAGGTCCGGTGGTACCCACCTGGTgtcaggggaaactgaggcccaaagtgGCGCTTTGGCCTGAGTTCACCAAGAAAGTTGGAGACGGAGCCAAAGTTTGGGCTCTGAGTCACTGTCTGATGGAAGCAAATAAAGGACAGGTGGGTGGCTTTGCCCCTCTGCCTGAGCCCCTTCCTGACCACTGGTGGTCCCTAACcctaatacttgggccacctgatgcaaagagctaactcactggaaaagacctgaggctgggaaagattcagggcaggaggagaagagggagacagaggatgagatggttggatggcatcactgactcaatggacatgagtttgagcaaactccacgagttggtgaaggaccggaaggcctggcgtgctgcaggccatggggtcgcagagagttggacaggactgagcaactgaactacaacCCCATCACAGAGTGGATCCCTCTCAGGCCTGCCTGGGCCAGCTGCcccgcccagccctgcccagcccagcaTGACTCAGCCTGGTGGCTCCCCTAATCAGGTTATTCAAGATCCTGGCCGTCCCCATGAGGCCTCAGGAAGCTCCCTGTCTGGACTGTCTCCACATGGGCATCTGAGCTTCCTGTTTTCTGACCTCGGGGCTGGGCAGACCCATTAATCCCCTTGGTCCAGTGGTGCATAGATCAACAGGTGGGCAGAAGTGGAGTTCAGGCCGTGCTCCGTCACCGCGGCCTTGGGAGAGCCAGCACCCCTTCCCGGGCCTCTGCTTGTTCTGCCCAGCAAGTGGCCAGGGTGATGGGCTCTCCAGCCCCATCAGCTGGCATGCTGGGGACCGGCTGGGAGCCTGGGCACCGGCTGGGAGCTGTGACCAGTGACACCTGCCCACGACACCTTGGGGAGAAGTATGGACACAGGCCACGATGTTCATAAACCTCAAAAACACGCTCGGTGGGAGAAGCCAGACCCCACGGTTCACAAATTGCGTGGTTCCGTCTAGGTGcgatgtccagaaaaggcaaatctgtaGACACAGGAGGCAGCCTGGTGGTTgccgggggctgggggcaggaggaccgGGGAGGGACTGCTCATGGGTGCTGGGGCCTTGGTGGGGTGATGGAGATATTTTGGAGCTTAATATAGACGGTTGCACAACATTGGAAATGTATGAAATTGCCCCCAAACTGTGCACTTTAAAATGGTTTCTTGTGTGTGTATGCCTTTCATTTCAGTGAATTACAAGCAacaggaaataaaaaccaaatggtCAGGAGGCTCTGAGGGGCCTTGGTGGCAGGTGGGGCGTCTGGGGCCAGGGGTGGAGGTTAGGGACTGATGCTGTGATGAATGTAGGGAGAAACAAGTAGGAGGGGATGCAAATTTGTGTCCAAAGCAggatactctttttaaaaatgtttattttggacTAATTTTAGACTTAGGCAAAGTTACAGAGGTAGTACAAAGTTGCCACACacccttcacccagcttcccTTCCCGGACCAGGAAATTCACACCCTGTTGGTACCGCTGCTAACGCCATCCGTTGGCCCAGGACACCATCTGCCCAGGATCCCACCTTCTGCTTAGCTATTACTTGTCtttagtcagtgatgcatccTTCTGTCTTCTTCCCTTGCCTTCTGTGACCTGGCCCTTTGCAAGAGTGCTAGAGGGCAGGGCAGGTATGTGGTCAAATGTTCCTCCAGCCGggactgtgacagtttctcatgACTGGATCAGAGTTTGCATTTGTGGCAAGAATACCACGTTGAGTGTGTCCACCTGTCTGAACCGGGACACGTGTCTTATACTGGTGGCATTAACCTTGGTCATCTGTAAAAGGGACACTCCTGGAGAGGGGCACTCATTTGGGACAAAGTGGGCATACATTGGAACTGTCCTGGGCAAAGGCTTATACGGTCATCCTGCGGAGGCCTGAGCTCTGGCCTGGCTCAGGGTCTGATCCCCTAGCCTGCCCCTGGGCCTCTAGGCCTCAGTGACCCTGTCTGTGTGTGAGAGTCAGTGCGGGGTGAAGCCGTCCCACCTGCCCAGCCCATGTCACCGTCCAGGGGAGCCCTCAGGCCCTGAACGCAGCTCGTTATGGTTGCCCAAAGGCTGCCACTTGACTGTGGTTTCAACACATTTGTTAAACAGGCCGAGCGGGGCTGTGCCCGGTGGTGTAGACGAGAAAGCAGCTGAGGTGGCCTGGGCTCCCCTGAAGTGACACTGTGGAGGCTGGGTCCCCGGGCTCCACGTCCCCCGGGGCCAGGACTGGGCCAGTACTCTCCTGGACCGGGCAAAGGTGGGCCTCGTGCTGTAGTGAGATCAGATCCTCACCCCTGCCCCAGGAACAGTTCCATGCCCCCTGGAAACCGGAGGGctgggcaggagagggtggggcagaaACACGGGCTGGTTCACCTGTCAGGAGCCAGCCCCGGGCAGTGTTTATCCTCACGACTCACCTGTGCAGCGattgtggtggggggtggggtgggctcacTGGCCCCCTTCcataggtgagaaaactgaggcccagggacgGAGCACTCATTCATTGGATGGCGGAGCCGGAATCTGCCGAATGCCTAGCACCCTCTGAcggttccttttattttttcgtaatatttatttatttatttagctgcgcTGGGTGTTAgtcgcagcacgtgggatctttagttgtggcatgtggccgACTGTTTAAAAGTGTGCTCCTTATAGACATTTTGGAAAACGATAACAGAGCATCTTAAGTCCTGCTGGCGAGCGTGGGCCTTAGCCTCCCGAGCTACCTGCTTGTGGAGGGACCCTGGGCAACTGCCCCCGCCCTTGGCATCTTGGGTCCATGCGCAGGTGGTGTAAGATGGTGTGGGCCCCTCGCAGGGTCAGAAAGGACGGTGCTCAGGCCGGGCTCACAGCGGTTCCCAGGAGGTGTTCGCTTTAGGGGGATGATGGCTGCTAACATCTTCACGTGcttgttacattaaaaaaagttttgttgGCCACACCCTGCAGCAAGCTGAACtcgcaccccttgcattggaaggcagtgtcttaagcactggactgccagggaggtccgtCTTTAAAATGCGTATCCATGTTATCTATTTTTTGCTAAAATCGGGATCATTCTGTCGTCTATTTTATATTCTGCTTTCTGCGCTGAATGTTAAGGACAGTTGTCATGTTATTAGAGTCCGCCCAGCTGTACTTGGGGGTTGACCCATCCCTTGCAGTCCCCAGGGCTGGGCACTGAGCTAGCTTCTGCTTCTCGGGCGCTTCTGCATCTCCTGGCCAGCAGCTGCCCTGCTGCCCCGTCAGCCTTCCTCCTTCACCCGGTGCCCCGAGGGCTCCCCACTGCCTGCGGGTGGGCACAGCCTCGTCTCTGCACCTGCCGGCCCACCTGCCAGGTGCCTccggcccctctcccctcccgtGTCCTGGGGCAAAGTGCTGCCTGTCCTTCCTGCACCCTCTTCTCTCTGACCCCAGGTTGGGGTGCCCACTCTGAGGTCTGGGCCCCTTCTCCTCCGCCCACCGTGGTGCCCAGCCCCTACCCAGCAAGTGTGCTGAACCGAGTCCTGCTCCGGGGCTTCTTATCTCCTGCACACGCCCCGGGCCTTCCAACTGGAGTCAGGGTGTATGAGCGGGAGCTTGGTCCCTTCATTTTGttatgaggaaaccgaggcccagtTAGGGGTGCTGATAGGTTTAGGGGTCCCATGGCAGTTCCAGGCAGCACTGGCCCCCAGCATCCAGCCGGCTGGACTCTCGGCCGCAGTGAGCTCAGCTCTCTGGGTGCCGGGTAGGTCCTCAGTGCAGACCTGGGGGCTGCTGAAGACTGAGTCCCCTTGGCCCCTGTGCGGGAGGCTCCAGCCCTGGGGTGGTGGTAGCGGCACTCCTGCCCTGAGCCCTGCCAGCCTCTCAGGGCCTTAACTCTCACCAGCCTTAAACTCTGTCCCTTCTCACCCACAACAGTGAGGTTTTTGACCTGGGCAGAGCCCCAGagtgctgtgtgaccccaggcagGCTGCTTTCCCTCTCTGAACACAGGAAAGGGGAGGCAATTGCAGGGCAGACCTGTGGGCTGATGCTGCAACACCTGTACACAGAGATACCCCCACTGGGCTGGACCCAGGTTGGGATGTTGATGTCCCATCATTTGCCGGAGGTcactgggtaggaaagatcccctggagaagggaaaggctacccactccagtattctggcctggagaattttatggactgtatagtccatggggtttcagggagaagtcggacactactgagtgactttgacttttcacAATACGTTGGTGGGGAGGGAGTACTCGAGCCAGGCTATCTGATACCAGTTGTCACTTGAACGACAGTGACTGAATGGGAAGTCCTGGAGCTCTGGGTGCAGGTGTGGACTGACACAGCCTCAGAGAGCCCGGACCAGCACTCGACCTGGGGAGGAAGGGCTGGGTGGCCTTCTTGGTGGAGGCTACCCAAATTGGCCTTGAATTAGGTGGCAGAGAGGAGGGGTCATTTACCAGGAGACACGCGGTCAAGGGTGAAGGTGAGCAAGCAGAAGAGCTTGGCAGCTGGAGCAGGGGCTGACGTGGAGCAGACAGGGGGCAGGGGCACCCAGGGGGCTCCTGCCCATTCGGGCAGTCttgtgggtgggggcaggagtTTGGGTGGAAGTGTGCTCCCTGGAGCTCTCGGGCTGGGGCGCCCGGGCTGTGGGGTGAACTCAGCACCCCCCAGCCTCGCACATCTTTTCTGCACCCCCTGCATGTTCCATTGATTGCTTGGTCAATCCACGAGGGATGAGGGGCCGGTAACAGACCCACTGAAGGTCTGCTCACAGTCGGTCCTTAGGAAACGCCAGGGAGGCCTCACCCCCCACTCTGGAGCCTCCCCATCTCTCACCCCAGCCCTGtcttctctttcagaactttccggAACAGCAGCTGCAGCCGCAATGGCCCCGCCCTGGGTGCCCGCTGTGAGCTTCACACTGGTGCCCAGTCTAGGGGGCTTCCTGGGCACCCAGTACATCCGTGGAGAGGGTTCCCGCTGGTACGCCAGCCTGCAGAAGCCCCCGTGGCACCCGCCCCGCTGGATTCTGGCCCCCATCTGGGGCACGCTCTACTCGGCCATGGGGTAGGTGGGAGTGGGCGCTGGCATGCGCTGGGCCTGTCCACCTGCTGGGtaggtggggcaggggaggcccAGGCCCGAGGCCCGAGCGTCTCCTCCGGAGGTGAACTCTCTAGGTGCCGGTGGGGAAGTGGGCACCATTTCCCGGCCCCGTTTGGCAAGTGAAGGTGGAGAAAGCTGTGAGGCCTGTCGGTTGCACAACCGAACGCTTTCCTCTGAGGCCTCCTGGAAGGGGTGGCAACCCCGTACTGGCACTCTGGCTGTTTTTACAACTGCAGGGAGAGGCCGGCCCCGTGTGTAAAGTTGACGTGGGCGGGCGAATGCTTCCAAGATCAATAGCAGTGACGGCAACAGCAGTCACAGTAGCCATTTGCTGGGCATCCGGCTGGGGTCAGGCTTTGCCTTTGTTAAGGTTCACGACCCCTCGTTTGAAAAGAGACCTCCCAAGGACACAGGGCCCTACAGGCCTTCCTGGACAGACCTGGGAGGTGCTCAAGGAAATGCAGCACTGGGTGAGGGAGTGCGCACTCTGCTGGCTGCAGTGGGGTTTGCAGCCAGGAGACTGGTCAGGTTCCCACCGTCCTCCGCAATGTTCCCCACACGCAGGTTCTGTGCCCGCCCAGTGGGACTGCAGGGGGCAGAAAGCAGAGACCAGGAGACTGGTCAGCTTCCCACTGTCCTCTGCAGTGTTCCCAACACGCAGGTTCTGTGCCAGCCCAGTGGGACTGTAGGGGGAAGAGAGCAGAGACCGGGCTGATGCCCCAGGCTCCCGAAGGGAGTAAGACGGTCCTCGAGGCCTGCCTCAGTGTCAGCCAGGCTGCACCCTCTTCCAGCCCCTGGCCCTGGCCTGTTGGCCTGCGGTTCTTCTTCCTGCGCCCCACTTTCTCCTCACCGTCCCAGTCCAGAGGCGCCACTGTTGCTGCCTTCACTTGCTCCAGCCTccaggcctcccctccccattGAGATTCCGATAGAGCGTCAGTCTGGCATCACCTCTCTATTTGTGGAACCCGGCAAACCTCTCAGAGTAGACAGCTCAGCCTCTGGCCTCAGACTAGCTGGATTCAAATGCAGACTCACCTCCCGACAGCCTGCCAAGAGCTCTGAGCACTTctcccctctgtgcctcagtttccacacctgTAAGATGGGGGTGACAGTCCTGCCCGCCTCATGACATAACCATGAGGATGAGTGAGCTAATGCTTGCAGAGAGGTGCCTGCATGTGTAAACGTggaagaagtgaaatgaaagttgctcagtcgtgtccgactctttgcgacccaatggactatgcagtccatggaattctccaggccagaatactagagtgggtagcctttcccttctccaggggaatcttcccaacccaggaatcgaacccaggtctcccgcattgcgggcggattctttaccagctgagccacaagggaagcccaagaagactggagtgggtagcctatccctactccaggggaatcttcctgacccgggaatcaaaccggggtcccCTGCACcacaggcgcattctttaccagctgtgagGGAGAGCAGTAGCTATTGTTATCAGTGGTGGTATCACTGCCCTTGTGGTCCTAGGAGCCCCCCAGGACCAGGTTCTCTTCTGCTTTACCTCCCCAGAGTCCCCCTCAGACCTTGGGGTACTGTTGACAGTAACTCAGGCTGACTCAGGGTCTCAGCTATGCCCCTGaaagtgttcgtcactcagtcgtgtctgactctttgcgaccccatggactgtagaccaccaggatcctctgtccatgggagttctccaggcaagaagtggctcagacggtaaagcgtctgtctacaatgtgggagacccgggttcgatccctggctggggaagatctcctggagaaggaaatggcaacccactccagtattcttgcctggaaaatcccatggatggaggagtctggtaggttactacagtccatggggtcgcaaagagtcagacacaactaagctttcactttctttctttcccttctccaggagatcttcccagcccaggggttgaaccgggGTGTCCTgctttgcagggagattctttaccgtctgagccaccagggaagcccgtatatgGGCCTAAACCTTTACGTATTTTGGTGGCCTAACCCTGGCAAACTCATCCTTGTCTTCTAAGGCCCAGCCCCAAATCCCCTGAGGCCCATTCAGCTGCGTGCCTTCTGTACATGCTTCCCTCCTGACAACACTGATGATGATgccaattatttattgagcacctgtccTAAGGGCAGCCAGGTACTGCCCTTAGCACCACCAAGATATTAACTCGAATCTCTGCAGTGACCCCATGAGAGACAAGGGCCCAGGGAGGTTAAGCAAGTtccttgaggtcacacagcagtcAGTGGCAGGGGATGCCTGAGTCAGCACTCTGTGGTCTAAGAGGTGAGCGTGGCTTCCTGCCTTGCAGGGACGCCCCTGGCCCCTTCCCTGTTGGTGCCCTGACCAGTAGCCTCTGTTTCAGGTATGGTTCCTACCTGATCTGGAAAGAGCTGGGGGGCTTCTCAAAGGAGGCAGTGGTTCCCCTGGGCCTCTACGCTGGGCAGCTGGCTCTGAACTGGGCGTGGCCTCCCCTCTTCTTCGGCGCTCGACAAATGGGCTGGGTAAGTGTGGCCTTGGTTTGTCTCCCTGGTCCCTGGAGATGGCCCCTCCCTGGGGGGACATGGGGTACCATATCCCAGCCCCCCAGGCCCAGGATCTaaaggtggggggcaggggaggcacaTGGCTCCTGGTCCATTCAGAAGCTCTTAGCGGGGAGActtcacgctcccaatgcagggggccctgggttcgatccctggtcagggaaccaatcctgcatgctgcaactaagccaaacgcagccaaataaacataaatatcttaggacttccctggcagtgcagtggttaggacgtCACACTTCCAACGCCGGGGgtttgagttcgatccctggttggtgaactaagatctcatgtgccacagGGTGTGGCCAAAGAGAACACAGCAGCTCTTAGCAGACCAGTGCCCCTCAGCTGCTTTTCCTCCATGAAGGAAGCCTTGTGGGGTTCTAAAGCTCCGTGGACTTAGGGGCCTTGGGTGCAGGAAAACCCACCTTAGAGCTGATGCTGTCCACTCCTCCATGTGGCAGAGTCGGGCAAGGGTGAtggttcccattttacagatgaagaaactgaggcagagaacaGGAGCGGGGCTTGGCCAGGTCATAGAGAGGTGGCTGGAGAGTTCCCTCTGCCGCTGTGGTTAGTGGGCAGCTGGGACACACCACCCCGTGGGTCATGGTGCCTCAGGCCTCCCCATCCTCATCTCTGCAGGCCTTGGTGGATCTCCTGCTGACCGGCGGCATGGCAGCAGCCACAGCCATGGCCTGGCGCCAGGTGAGCCCGCCGGCTGCCTGCCTACTGTACCCGTACCTGGCCTGGCTGGCCTTCGCGGCCATGCTCAACTACCGCATATGGCAAGACAACCAGGGCCGGAGGAGCGGCCGGCGGCTCTCAGAATGAGGACGCCTCGCCCTCTGAGGACTGCAGCCGCTGCGGGGCAGGCACTGCCGGGTGGTGGGGGTCCCTGGGCTCCCACAGCCACCAGGCCGcctgtctgctctcagcccaGGAGGTGACCAGCAGTTCCAGAGGTGCTCCTCTTGAGCTGAGCCCCCACCCTAGAAACAACGTCCTGTACCTTCAGCCCTGCTCGAAGCTCGCTTTCAGAACATGGAATTTTATAAACCAAATAAAGTGTTTCAACTTCTTGGCCGTGGCCTGTTTGCTTGGGTGGGACCCCCGGCCGTGGGGAGGGCAAGGGACTCATCCTCCGGCTGAGTGTGTCCGGGCTGGGTCATCCGTGGGATGCAGACTAACACCTCTCACGACCCTCCCAGGAAAGGAGGTGGCCTGCCCAAGGTGGAGCGGCAGACACGGGCAGAGAATGGGTGCAGCCTTCGCCCCCAGCCCGGGGAGGAGGTCCCGTCCACCCTCTACGCATCCGGGAAGCCCAGTCCAGACACCTGAAGGGCCCAGGCCCACAGTCGGCCTGGCCCACTGCCTGGCTCTGCTCTGGCCCCAAGCATGGTCCTCCACTGGCCTCAGCCGGAATGGGTGCCAGGCCTAATACCAGGCTCAGCCCCCCAGGGACAAACACCCCATCAGGGAGGGGATGGGTACACAGGGGGCAACCCCTCCCTGGCTCAGCTCACCCAGACATGGGAGGTGTCATCTTGACCCCAAATCGGGTGACCCATGACCTCTCCTGACACCTGTTTCGAGGCTGGCAGAGCCTTGGACACAGGGTCCTGCTGGAGCCCCTACCTCCAGGCCAAGTTCTAACCGGGAGCGAGCAGGAACGATCACTACCCTGGGAGGCTCTGATGAACCACCTGGTGTGAGCACTTGacctgagaggcacaggaaggccCCTGGCCAGGGTTTCAGGGTCTCTGCCTTCATGTTTTAACTTCCAAAGCCCACTGGGGGCACCCCTGTGCTGGCTGACAGCACCCACGACCATCCCCTGCTGCCCTGTGGGAGTTAGGGTCTCCCATCATCCCCTCCCCAGGATGCGGGGACAGGCAGGGGGGAACTCCTTCCCCAAGACCCCCAGGTTTAAGTGCTGGAGCCAGGATTCAGGGCTCACGTGAGGACCCAGGTTCCCAAGTGTCGGTCACGACAGAGACGGGCCTCAGCTCCACAATGGTCCCTCCAGGGCCTGCTCTGAAAAGGAACTAGAGCTGGGACCATAAAGgcggctgaacgctgaagaatcctggtggaaaagactcctgagagtcctttggactgccagaagatcaaacccgtcaatcctaaaggaaatcagtcctgaatattcactggaaggactgatgttgaagctgaagctccccaatactttggccacctgatgcagagagccaactTACTACAAAAggttctgatgctggaaaagatggagggcagaaggggacgacagatgagatggttagatagcatcagcgactcaacggatgtgaatttgagccaacgctgggagataatgaaggacaagggagcctggtgtgctggagtccatgctggacacgacttagcaactactaGGAAATCAAGCTTTAGGTCAGGAACTGCCACAGCCTCAATATTTATACTCTCTCCAATTCACGCTGAAATCCTAACCCTCAGTGAGAGGTTGGttggtggggcctttgggaggtgactaggtcatgagggtggggcccccaTGAATGGGATTAGAGCCCTTTTAAGAGACCCCCC
This window encodes:
- the TSPO gene encoding translocator protein, which produces MAPPWVPAVSFTLVPSLGGFLGTQYIRGEGSRWYASLQKPPWHPPRWILAPIWGTLYSAMGYGSYLIWKELGGFSKEAVVPLGLYAGQLALNWAWPPLFFGARQMGWALVDLLLTGGMAAATAMAWRQVSPPAACLLYPYLAWLAFAAMLNYRIWQDNQGRRSGRRLSE